aaatattattttctcatTGAATTTTATTTGGAGTTGGAGTTGATTGCAGATGTATGTTTATCCATGCGTAACTGTCTAATTGTCTCATAAGTCTTGAATACTTAAGGTTTCTAAATGTATCCATAAAGAACTTACTATCATTTTAGAATGCCGACAAATTTCCGCTGAAAATGTCGCTTAATTTAAAGTACTGAAATTGCACCATACGTTGTttgctcattcgagtttttaacaagtttaaatatttctgcCGCCCGTTTTAGAAATGAAAGTTGCTGACTGCCTCTTTTATATCGACATAAATACTCCTCAAAAGTCAAAACAAATGATTGTATACAAGGTGGGTTTTGAGATGGAGCTAACTTATAAccaattcatttattattatattacttACCTTTGTGGGATAGAGTGGAACTATCTCTGACTGTCAGTATCAAAAGAATTTAACCTTTGCCAGTCGAACCTGAGACTGCGATTCCGATATTATCGGAAATCGTGGCCACCATTGCATTGCGCGTTCGGATGCTCGGACTGTCGCCATGGTATCTGAATCATTATCTATTCTTTGTTATAGCCTACCTTGAGTATGGAAGGATTGTATTAAATGTACATTTGTTTTATTCGCTTGACCTTGGTATATTATGGCCCGGCCCTATATATATGACTATACGTCGCTGATATCTATCTGACATCAGTTTGGGGTGACAGTGCTAGTTCCAATCTAAATCGTTAACCACGGTCAATTCATTAAACAACTTCATCCTATTATACATTTTTGCGAGCTGTGTAATTCCAAGTACAACTCCAAGGATTACAGATCGGCTTTAAAAAacgtttaattttttcatacattttcacTTGTTGGGACAATGGTGGCtgaatttctcatattttttcttGATAAGTTATATCTACTCCCATATTGCTCATTTCTGATGACGTCGACGATTCGTGATATATTTCACAGTATTTGTGTAATCAAATATTCCCAACTTACAGAAATCTCATCTGAGAGTTTATTATTAAAATGTCGTTACGTGGTTACTAGATTCAGTCAATAATTCCTTATTGCCAgccattaatatatatatatatatatgtcattcGCTATGTATTTGCCGAGGTGGCAACACAACACAGTGAGAATTTGCCGTAGAGGCACAAGCTGTCATCATTGAAGAGTTTAAATGTCCAGTAAATATCAAGACACTGTCTCGTATACCTTTACAGTGTTTCTGccataaaacatataaaaatagaTTAAATCAGCcgttataaaattttattttgtgtgtgACTGACAGAACACCAGAGAGTCAGCTAAACAAAGCAAACGTCGCTTATCAAAGAGAAAAAGTGGAGAGGAACGAAGAATTACATAGTGGAATGGAAATCGTGGATTCGAGTGCTGAATTTGTCTAGGGGCCTAGTTATGGTTATTTGCACAACCGATATGACAAGGCTTCTCGTCGTCTCATGCACTTATCCACAATGAACccttcaaaaacattttcattctATGATTCACGACGACTAACTGCGGACACGTATTAACTTCTTTCTTGCAAACAAAGCCCTGTTCTATTACGGTTTTTACCACCATCAAATCAACGCACCTGAAAcaaatacatatttggtttACGATTCCCCGTACCCATGGATTGGCAACCGGGGATAGGTCAGGGTTAGAAATATCATAAAGCTGTCTTTTCTTCTACTTCTCTATCCCATGTTATAGATATTTCAGGAATGGCCAACACGTCTCGAGtcgtcgatcgcgtctgatgttgagtgaatttaataacataccgcAAAAAATTGCCTTGAACCCGTTTCATGCAGCGCCGGTTGTGTAGGGTGACCATATTTCCAAATCCTGAAACGAGGACACATCGTTTGGTAGAACCATATTATTCCACCTCTGCCTGagatatataaattatatatctaCTAAATTCTCTAGGATTAAACTTAGAAGCGAAAATAGACGATGTGACGACAATGCAATAATGCATTCTTGTCTTGTCAACGAGCAACTGTAGCCGCAAGTAATGCACTCCGCTTCGCTATCAGTTCGATCTTTTCTAAATCTAAAGCATGGATACTTGACGTAAAACATACTGGTGTAAACTATTTATGATATGACGTAAAAGATAATTGCAAAACAACACGATTTTTACGTGATAAAGTATGCATTTAACcgagagcagtggttcttaactaTTGCAGGTCTGCCAAACCCCGAACGCTATTGTGCAAGCTCCCTTTTAACCCCATTCCACGGTTGAAATTAGAAGCGCAATTAGAACTTCACAATAGGGAAGGAAATTTTGTGAAGGGTTAAAGAAAATGAACATTGTGATGTAactagggttggattatccggatagcggttaaccggataaccggttaaccaagaggtattttgctatctgatatccggatattattgtaacggttaaccggatacTAGAGCAGTATtaataatgcatatgcgcattagtgatttttatattttttgttgagtggccaccaacgactaacataccggccaCTGACATCTCTCAGAGAATATAATAATCACTTATATCCACACTACTCGGCCTATATTTTAGTCATCCGTGTAATGCTGGAGTGAATTTGACTAAagtattacatcacaaaacacgcagaaaaatgtgattattgcATATTTGCGTTATAGAAGAGCCCGACTTACCTTAAAGTAAAAGCATTTCTACtctagatatgaaaataaatggtaagctgcacgaacaaatccaatttcttattttagcgatcttgaaaattcatcaaatttgagctgttattgcaattccaatgagtataatttatttagtacaataaatgcagATATAAATTAGCTTATAGCGTAAATATAAACTGCTTATAGTTATATATCAACATTTTCGAGAGAAAAGTCGGGTTCAGTCTCGTCGGTATATAACGccgataattgttttatttcgccCGGAACTGAAATGGCCGCAGTATGTTATCTATCGTCGTATCTATCTATCGTTAAGAGAGTAGAtctgaaacacacatttttgactGAAAATAAGGAAGTGAATGctaacgaaaataccacgactcttgttttatgagccagtgatagataaaacaagactctattttaggcgctgttgaatcgccaaaatttcgtaataattgtatttaatgaatttacaacaagggtaacttttcacgggatgtaacttcttttcaaattaaaactgCCATAATGCCGATGTTAATTCCCCAAATAATCACGCGACGCGGAAGAAAACGATCGGCGATGATAACAAAATTAGCCTGTAAAATTTGACCGCCTTTATTAGTGAcgttttcgaaaatttcaaaaagaggAGGAAAAGGCTGTTATTACATTTATGGTTTTTATGGAactttcacaaacaaatttgtttgaaaatggTCTATAATATTTCAGCAAAGTTTAATTTGACAGACTCTGTATCGTGTCATGTTTTTCGTTTACTCATTTAGGGTGGTaagtaaagttgttcaaaaactggcgcagcattgttttggctctgttaatttagtttaaaaggtattcgaatggaaatagatttgaagttgtggcctaattagtacaaacgtgagaatatttacagtgacatgttaaataagtgaagttttcaaattagaagaaatttctgACCACTTCggttttttcatattcatcaatttgctttgttattaaaaattttgttcaaattactTATATTTTCCTATACACTTCACGGAATTTGTCCCccctatattctattttttttgaataattctcTCCccgaaataaaatgttcgaaatgcacgattttttgtgttcatgatttcatttatatgtatgctcttatggtatatattaacaaagtttatttcgtcgtgcaagaaatcacaaaatattatagaacacaaaatactatacatgacaattttaaatttcattgcaattgatagGAAGGTGCGGATGATCAGAAACGATCATTGTGAGTCTGCGACACTAAAATTtagtacgagtcaaaatttaaagaaaagagGCTCTGgacacaaaaagaaacttttaaaaaaattaacaataaagtagaaataatataaatattatttacatattatttgaatagtAGAAAATAACTTAGCAGTCGGGGGAAAAACAATTAGGACacaatatttccaaaaaatgtttcattttattattccgcTGTACATCGGTACGATTACTGagcttaaattattatttattgacacatgcaatattaaaatgcacaatcattcttattcaagaaaaataatacatatgtgagTATTTACAACAGAATTGTGTGGTGGGTCCTTGGTCAATTCACCGCGAAAAAACCTGCGAAATCGGTTCTCTAAAATCAGCAGTAACTATCCAGTTAATCGGATATTTAAAATACGcaatacccggatatatccgttatccggatagtgaaaattataggtatccgaactaaccctagATGTAACCTTATAAACCAATATGTAGCGTGGAAATAGTCATTGTTGTGTCACTTATTTCCTACATTCAACCTGTTCGTAAAACTGAGCTACAATTTATTATAAGAATAAAAATGAGGCGCACGCACTAACTTAAAACCCCAAGGTTTGTCATAACAACCCAAAGTATTTTCAACCTATTTTGTATTCGGGGTTTATTAAAGTATTTATCAAcctatatcgtcacgctaataaccgagttgcgtaagtcatttttggcggttttgagtttttcataaaacaggtatttatgtaatgctacGCACGTACACGTGTCCAACAAGGAAAAcgatactcggggaaacatccatagaTGTGAAatcctattatatatatatgaattattcCTACCATATCTCTTTCATGTTAAATTACTTCCAATACGTTAGCTTGTTTTAATGATAAGGAATAAACATTTTTTCCACcagtttttgattttaattattGCGGATACATCGTTCGCGTGGTGATATTGTCTTAGCATAGACTGGGATCTACATGAATCAAATTCTTGGAGTTTTCTGAATCACATGCAAATAGTATGGAAGGTTAGAAAGGGTGATTTCAGGAAGGGTcgttttctgtttttatttatttcatgtgtATCATTTTCTATCTTGGTTCTTGCATgacggaaacaaataactggaatGTATTACTGATGCAATCGTAAATACAACAGCTAGTTCAATTGGATTTTTGTAATGAAAAATGATCACATTcctttttgatattttaaattaagttAGTtgcataatttattttgaagaacaAATTTGTGGAGAAAACCTTTTCTAGTGAATGGATACTTCGAGATCTTAACTATGATCTTTCATGCATATCATTATGCACGCAtgcattttgaataaatattcatccgcagtatttttaaacttaccaataaaatatatcatcaCATGTTTTACGCAATATCGATTTCATTATAATTGTTGAGTCACATAAGCAGTAAATTTCATGATatcattgaaataaataatatcaaTTGAAGGCATGATATATTTGTGCATATACACTGGAAGCAGTTCCATTTCCTGCATAAAATAACGATGCATGCCTGCCATTCCGTCGCTGGACTAGTTTTGTGGGCGTTTCTGGGGCAGTTTGTTTTTTCGGAGCCTTCTTGTTTCAAGTTTGTCGGTgttatttgaattttgttcGCAGTGGATGACGATCGCGCGTACGGACTGGATGCATCTTTTTGTGTTTAAATATTTGGTGAGTTTAATTTATCTTTTAAACTTcaatttagcattttttttgCAGTCTGAAACCAAAGAGTTTCCTGCGcttgtaccggtaccgtaccagtaTCATCACATCTCCTTATCGTACAGCTGTGCGGCATGGATTTTGACATTCAGACATTTGTGAGTTTACATATTTACTGTGGCAGTATGGTACTGTCGTATGTTTTACTCATTCAATGGTCAGCTCGTGCAGTTATCATGTTATAGGCCTAATACGAATACCGACCCCGAGTCACTTCCGATCGGAAGTGATTATTCCCACATTTTACCAGTAATCCGTCCTCCGCATAACCACTCCATTGTCTGATTGCTGGATTGTGCAGTTGTGCCTAGCCTTGTCATGTTGATTATGGCTGTTTGAGAGATTGAATTAATCCCATCAATTTGTTACTGCAGTGTTGTGTTAATAATATACCGGTACTGATATAATGCTACTTTCCTAATCTGCTACGATAATGCAGTAAGGCTGCAATgatttaaattcagaaattgGGGTTGTTGACTGATTACAGGATTATGGGTTTATGCCAAGTTCTTCATTTGGTATTATTATTTGCAGTAATCTGGTAATGTATTATCGTCTTACTTTCAGACTTTATATAGTTCTATAGTCCTGTAGTCCAGATTGGTAAGAATTGAACCAGATCCTCAATTTACTGAACTTGAGATTTAAAGCAGTACCGTACTCCAGTACTGCAGTAAGTTAGTTTCTTGGCTGAATTTGAAGTCATAGACTTTTCTAAACTTATCAGATAAGTTTGCGCTTGACCCAAGGCTCATGGACAGTCTGCTTCATAGGTATAGcctatattacagtattaggtAAATACATAACTGTCAATGATAAGGGAAAGAGCGAAAAGACAGCGTCAGAGCTCCGGCGAGAAACTCCCGATTGCTTGACAGAGAGTTGTAATCAAAGTTGGTTTGAAAAATAGTTACGTTTCTACTTTTTCTTAATTTGGCTTATTGATCATTACTTGCATTGCAAGACAGTGTATTCTAGCGCACACTGTATGTACACTAGACGAACTAGACGCTATACATAATAGCAAAGGTGGTTGGATGCGTTATCACATTTTAATTGAGGTTATGTTGGTCAACTTTTGCTATTTTCTCATCGAAGACTCAAATCAACATGAATTCACTTTGGAGTTTTTCTAAATGAGATCCTAACATGTAATGTAAATGTGATCATTGCAGCATTGGGGCTTTCTAAAATATGATAGATCGGGATACAATATGTAGTTGTGCTATTCTGGGAATTAAATCCATATATCCGCTGTTAACTGTTCCATCAGGAATAATGATGAGTGTCGTAAATTTGTAATAGAACCATATGCTAGGTATCTGAACTCTTTTTATATTATCGATATTTGGCAAATATTGCTTGCTGTATTTATACCAGTTACTAAGATACCCGGTCATTTTTCTGACGGGCTGTATTAGTTTAAAATTAATGGTGCAATACAGTATTCAGTGTTTATTCatgagaaatttttttgatataatGAATTTACTTACCATACTTACTAATTTACTGAATCTCTGCTATAATTCTCAAATATACTGAAATGTTTGATTTATTGGCATGTCTTTTATTAGGATACAGACAGTACAAAATTATACTTATAACTGTGAGCACTTATAATTTTAGCTTATACAAGCTGTATTAGGTCATTATTTGCATTAGCACAAATGCCTAGATTTACCAAGGTTGCGTCTGTTTAATTCAATCTGTGAACAAGTCAAATTTCCCTTCAAGATCCCTTCAGTATGATTCTCATCTCAATCAGTTTAATAATGTTGATAAATATTGCAAAACTTGTTTTAGTGTGCTAGTCACCATTAGGAAAATTCTTTATGATTTATTATGCTAACAGAAGAATCAGGCTTCAAAGTTTAGGTAGCTGTTGACAattgtatatattaaatatagattttttttaaaaatatatttgtacttGGGGATTAAATGAGTGTTAATGttctaatttaaatttttataaagataGTCTTGAAATTACAAAGTTGGTACAGCTTTCTAATTTTTTCATTCAGAATTATCAATATTAATTTGTATAACGAACAGATTGCAGtttttttttggtgaaataaTAGGCCAACCCTGGGGTCATTTTTCATATCTAATAATGCTTAAATATTTCATCACTCAGTGTTTATGAATATGGCTTATGTAGGCTATATACAAGGCTGTCCCAAGTCAGTCTTTTTATTTGATGTTTTACATTAACATCATTTGTGAGCGTTTGGTTCTGACAATGAATTTTTTTGGTAATATATCTTTTTACCCCTAATGAATTGATCATTACAGATTTCAACATGAACAACATAACTTTAATTAATGGACCGAATCCTCTTGTTGATTCGTTAACCATGAATGCTCAGCATGCCACTCATCAGGTTGCAGCCCATGTTTTTTCCCAATCTCAACAACAGCCCCATCAATGCTCTTCTCCTGCTGTCATCTCAAATTCTAGTCCGGGAACGCCAGCTTCTTACTCATCAGGTATTTAATACAAATGCCAGTTTAAAATGCCAGTTTTAGAACTGTGCGCTGGTGActtatttcataaattttgtaatttaattAAAGCATAAGGCTTTGCTTAAATCCATATTTGCTTCATATATATGTGCATAACTCATCAGAATATtcatttgttaaatttaatcTCAAAAGTTTATTGTATGAATGAACATGattgtttatatttgttttcagtTATGTCAAGTTCTAATATGGTCAATGTCGGCGGAAGCTTGAGTTCTACACCAACTGATGACGAGTCCAAAACTAATCTTATCATAAACTATCTGCCCCAAACAATGACCCAGGAAGATTTGCGTAATTTGTTTTCTTCGATTGGAGAATTGGAATCATGCAAACTAATTCGAGATAAACTGACAGGATCAAGTTTAGGATACGGCTTTGTAAATTTTGTTAAAGCAGCTGATGCTGACAAAGCTATAACATCTTTGAATGGACTAAGAATGCAGCAAAAAACTATCAAGGTAAACATTTTATACTTGTTGCTGTGTAATTTGCTATCAATAATGtgatggatatatatatatatatgccatatataaatatacaagaatcttgaatttcttttctgtttcACTGGTGCTTTATATAGCATGGAATAATGTAGAGATCATATTTATAATATGCTTGAATATGTCCTATATTTAGGTTTCATTTGCTCGTCCTAGTACTCCATTGATCAAAGATGCTAATCTATATGTTAGTGGTTTACCAAAGTCCATGACTCAAGAAGATCTACAGCGTATATTCAGTCCATATGGTAGAATCATAACATCAAGAATTTTGGTAGATTTTTGCACAGGTTAGTCATATTGATACGCGTaagttttaaataaacaaagagGTCAAATAccaacatgaaaaaaaaagtattctATTCGTCGAATATTGATGCGTtcttttttatgtaatttttttctgtgcatttacattttcaaaaatcGACTTTCATCTATCTAGTatagaaattttgatttaaaatgttttcaatactATAAGTGCATGCCTCTGCTTTTACGCTTCTCATGCATTATTGATAGGCTTTTGTTTAATGCAGGTATGTCTCGAGGCGTGGGCTTTGTACGATTCGATAAACGTCCTGAAGCAGAAATAGCGATCAATGCTCTAAATGGGACTGTTCCCCATGGAGCAAAAGACCCAATCACTGTGAAATTCGCAAACAACCCTTCACAGAAAAATCAACAGGTTTTCCAAACACTGTATGCAGCCGCTGCTTCTCCCACGAGACGACTGGCTGCAACAACACCTGGTCCACTATATCACCAGGCTCGCAATTTCAGGTAAATATCCTATTCATTAAATTTCCGGATGTTGAAAAAACTTCGTACTAATTAGCCTTGTTTGTGCTTGTAAAATGAATATCATAATTCTAGAGTAAAATGGGTGGTGTCTATTAATCAATACTTCTAACCAGATTAGTCTTTGCTTTTCTAAACTATTTGTGGAACATGCCATAGTGACATGCTCTATCAATGGCCTCACTTCATCTAGATATGTACAAttcttttcatttaaatttttgccTTTTCCATAACATCAATTTTGCCACTGCAATTTGTAGTATTTTATATAATCTCAATGCTAGTTTTAGGTTTTGCACTCGTGATGTATTGTTCAAATGGTAGTTTATAAGATTTTGACTTATATGGGATCGTATGGTGTTTGTGATTTTAGATCTGGGGTGAACGATCTTCTCTCTAATGTGAATGTGGGCCTGGGGGTTAAGAGGTAATGCGGGTATCGTAAAAAAGTGCGTAAATCATCATGTAGTGCCATTGTGTATGATCTGTTTGTAAAGTGTTGTGTGCTTCCATATATGTCGTGAGTAATGTTAAAGTCAAAGAGCAAGTTCCcaatattcatttgttttttagTTTTCAACCTTATTTATTCACAGTTCACTAGTTCTCCTGCACATTCATTTTGGGCACTATTTATTAATCTGTTTGGAAATATCATTTTGAAAGTTTCAGTTTGAATTTTTACATATTACAATGCACTACTGGTAATGATTTGGTaggatttatttcaatattggaTATGTTTGTTAAAATAGAGCGAGTCCGTATCCAGAAGTAAGGCCAGGCACAGTGATTGCAGCTGGTTCAACTGCAGCTTTACAACCTCTGACTTTGGCGCCATCAGCAGAGCTAGCGTTTCCACCGGGTACAACTTTCTCGACATTACAACCAGCCTATGCACAGACAGCCTTGCCCGAACAGTATGCTTTACAAAATTTCACTGGATTACAGACTATACCTGGAACCACCCACCTTGCACTGCCTTCCACAGGCTTGACTTTGCAAGGCTTGTCACTCCCCACTATACAACCTGCCCCATTAGCCACTGCACCTGAAATTGCTCCAGCCACCCTCCCGGTTTCTGCACTAACACCTGCTGTTCCCGTATCACGGCAAACAGCCTCCACTTCAATTGGTGTATTGACAGCTCCCATCACTGCCGCTACCACTGCGTCACCAACCGATCCCTCAACTTCGACAACGGCGGTTTCAGGGACAACTGCCAATGGCAGCCAATGGTTAGTTTAACAAGACTTTTCAGTTATTAAGGAATtatcttttttactttttttcttcCAAAATACTTATTAATAATGAAAGGTAAAGCCAtacttttgtttattataaGCATGCAACTGGATTGTATATCTGCAATCTGGAGACGAAGCTTTAAAATGAGTGAGAGTATAGTTAATTTCAGATTGGTGTTAATTGACTTATTTTCATATTGCATGATTTTATTCGTTAGCATGGTGCTTGTGCAATTGTGTTTCATGGGTTTTGTGCATATTTCTCTGCTTTTCTTATAAATTAGCATGCCTTATCATAGTTGTTATTTTTCTATAGTTTTCTCATTTTTTAACACatgttattttaatttgtaattttttg
This is a stretch of genomic DNA from Styela clava chromosome 2, kaStyClav1.hap1.2, whole genome shotgun sequence. It encodes these proteins:
- the LOC120329206 gene encoding ELAV-like protein 1 isoform X1; its protein translation is MNNITLINGPNPLVDSLTMNAQHATHQVAAHVFSQSQQQPHQCSSPAVISNSSPGTPASYSSVMSSSNMVNVGGSLSSTPTDDESKTNLIINYLPQTMTQEDLRNLFSSIGELESCKLIRDKLTGSSLGYGFVNFVKAADADKAITSLNGLRMQQKTIKVSFARPSTPLIKDANLYVSGLPKSMTQEDLQRIFSPYGRIITSRILVDFCTGMSRGVGFVRFDKRPEAEIAINALNGTVPHGAKDPITVKFANNPSQKNQQVFQTLYAAAASPTRRLAATTPGPLYHQARNFRASPYPEVRPGTVIAAGSTAALQPLTLAPSAELAFPPGTTFSTLQPAYAQTALPEQYALQNFTGLQTIPGTTHLALPSTGLTLQGLSLPTIQPAPLATAPEIAPATLPVSALTPAVPVSRQTASTSIGVLTAPITAATTASPTDPSTSTTAVSGTTANGSQWYSTISPDLLTMGMNNASSSNVLGQGTAAFGCCIFVYNLAPDTEENLLWQLFGPFGAVTSVKVIRDFQTQKCKGYGFVTMTNYDEALMAVCTLNGYKLGDRVLQVSFKTNRPNVKFTH
- the LOC120329206 gene encoding ELAV-like protein 1 isoform X2, producing the protein MNNITLINGPNPLVDSLTMNAQHATHQVAAHVFSQSQQQPHQCSSPAVISNSSPGTPASYSSVMSSSNMVNVGGSLSSTPTDDESKTNLIINYLPQTMTQEDLRNLFSSIGELESCKLIRDKLTGSSLGYGFVNFVKAADADKAITSLNGLRMQQKTIKVSFARPSTPLIKDANLYVSGLPKSMTQEDLQRIFSPYGRIITSRILVDFCTGMSRGVGFVRFDKRPEAEIAINALNGTVPHGAKDPITVKFANNPSQKNQQVFQTLYAAAASPTRRLAATTPGPLYHQARNFRYSTISPDLLTMGMNNASSSNVLGQGTAAFGCCIFVYNLAPDTEENLLWQLFGPFGAVTSVKVIRDFQTQKCKGYGFVTMTNYDEALMAVCTLNGYKLGDRVLQVSFKTNRPNVKFTH